One segment of Acidovorax sp. DW039 DNA contains the following:
- the fdhD gene encoding formate dehydrogenase accessory sulfurtransferase FdhD: MEAALPQVAARKVRVFGEQGLSDEGEERPDWLSAEVPVAMVFNGVSHAVMMATPDQLEEFALGFALSEGIIDHMDDCRGVDVCEVESGSAALPHGVGAIEVRMDIAARCFERLKARRRTLAGRTGCGVCGVENLAALDLVPEQLPAQPWHREVDVATVLQAFDGLQMRQRLNAQAGSLHAAGWARLDGQLLFACEDVGRHNALDKLIGYLAKYQNIREPGFVVLTSRGSHELVRKCVRVGISALATISAPTATGVQLADLAGMRLWGLCRAPRAVLYTPGRGVTAS, from the coding sequence ATGGAAGCCGCTTTACCCCAAGTGGCGGCCCGCAAGGTTCGGGTATTTGGCGAGCAAGGCCTGTCTGATGAGGGTGAGGAGCGCCCTGACTGGCTTTCTGCAGAGGTGCCTGTCGCCATGGTGTTCAACGGGGTGTCACATGCGGTCATGATGGCAACGCCCGACCAGCTGGAGGAGTTTGCGCTGGGCTTTGCGCTGAGCGAGGGCATCATCGACCATATGGACGACTGCCGCGGCGTGGACGTGTGCGAGGTGGAAAGCGGCTCTGCTGCCCTTCCGCACGGGGTCGGCGCAATCGAAGTGCGCATGGACATCGCAGCCCGCTGTTTCGAGCGCCTGAAAGCCCGCCGCCGCACACTTGCAGGCCGCACCGGCTGTGGGGTGTGCGGTGTGGAAAACTTGGCGGCTCTCGATCTGGTGCCGGAGCAGTTACCTGCGCAACCGTGGCATCGCGAAGTAGACGTCGCCACCGTCCTCCAGGCTTTCGATGGGCTGCAGATGCGGCAAAGGCTGAACGCACAGGCGGGATCGTTGCACGCTGCGGGTTGGGCGCGTCTGGATGGACAACTGTTGTTTGCTTGCGAGGATGTGGGGCGTCACAACGCGCTGGACAAATTGATTGGCTACCTCGCAAAGTACCAGAACATCCGCGAGCCCGGCTTTGTGGTGCTGACCAGTCGCGGCAGCCATGAGCTGGTGCGCAAATGCGTCCGCGTGGGCATCAGCGCCCTGGCCACCATCTCTGCCCCCACCGCAACCGGTGTCCAACTGGCCGATTTGGCTGGCATGCGCTTGTGGGGGCTGTGCCGTGCTCCTAGAGCGGTGCTCTACACCCCAGGGCGCGGCGTCACTGCATCCTGA
- a CDS encoding DUF3305 domain-containing protein encodes MQTRPAFQVAVIMRREQLDNRWQPWRWVLEDVVPHEAAFGDVPRLLRQSESSAQWLFPDFKVELFRDDAEGYHLNASSPAPCWFVLWRMDEDDGSGQLALARPVEVSLSYHDAGRWLDAQEMVEQVPVPPEVLQAMQAFVAEHYQPEPKRRKRPDSFQPLQDRFGNPASVSTDKLRGGGRHG; translated from the coding sequence ATGCAAACACGCCCCGCTTTTCAAGTCGCCGTCATCATGCGGCGGGAACAACTGGACAACCGCTGGCAGCCCTGGCGCTGGGTGCTGGAGGATGTGGTTCCTCACGAGGCAGCCTTTGGAGATGTGCCCAGACTGTTGCGCCAAAGCGAGTCATCTGCTCAGTGGCTGTTCCCCGATTTCAAGGTGGAGCTGTTCCGTGACGATGCCGAGGGCTATCACCTGAATGCATCGTCGCCAGCGCCGTGCTGGTTTGTGCTGTGGCGCATGGATGAGGACGATGGGTCCGGTCAACTGGCCCTCGCACGCCCTGTAGAGGTGAGCCTGAGCTATCACGACGCAGGCCGCTGGCTGGACGCTCAAGAAATGGTGGAACAGGTGCCCGTGCCGCCTGAAGTGCTGCAAGCGATGCAGGCCTTTGTGGCAGAGCACTACCAGCCCGAGCCCAAGCGCCGCAAGCGGCCGGACAGCTTTCAGCCCCTGCAGGACCGTTTTGGCAACCCGGCCTCGGTCAGCACCGACAAGCTGCGCGGCGGAGGCCGCCATGGCTGA
- a CDS encoding DUF3306 domain-containing protein: MAEGFLGRWSRRKQDVREGKPVQEPERQAVVEPPQPATAPAAGPALAKAPVQGTTTAPAADAVAAPPPPTLEDVQALSRDSDFKPFVGRAVAPEVRNAAMKKLFSDPHFNVMDGLDIYIDDYTQPDPLPASMLRQMVSAQFMGLVQDDKLAEPVPSTQGAPASGQQVQPGEALAKDPVSPTLPDGHLAQPGQAVAQSGVCTAIPSSQGAVSTGSVTDTGGAASASHPEHDHAHLRLQPDDAAERPGPGQGAS, translated from the coding sequence ATGGCTGAGGGATTTCTGGGGCGCTGGTCGCGCCGCAAGCAGGATGTGCGCGAAGGCAAGCCGGTGCAGGAGCCTGAGCGCCAGGCCGTGGTAGAGCCACCGCAGCCTGCTACCGCACCTGCCGCAGGGCCTGCCTTGGCAAAAGCACCTGTGCAAGGCACCACAACGGCCCCTGCCGCGGATGCAGTGGCCGCACCGCCGCCGCCCACCCTGGAGGATGTGCAGGCGCTGTCCCGGGATTCAGACTTCAAGCCCTTTGTGGGCCGCGCTGTCGCGCCCGAAGTGCGCAATGCCGCGATGAAGAAGCTGTTTTCCGACCCGCATTTCAATGTGATGGACGGGCTCGACATCTATATCGACGACTACACCCAGCCCGACCCGCTGCCCGCCAGCATGTTGCGGCAGATGGTCAGTGCCCAGTTCATGGGCCTGGTGCAGGACGACAAATTGGCCGAGCCGGTGCCCTCCACACAGGGTGCACCAGCTTCTGGTCAGCAGGTGCAGCCGGGCGAAGCGCTCGCCAAAGACCCCGTATCTCCAACGTTGCCAGACGGTCACCTGGCACAACCGGGGCAAGCCGTGGCACAGTCGGGGGTATGCACAGCCATTCCTAGCTCGCAAGGGGCGGTGTCCACCGGTTCTGTTACAGACACGGGGGGCGCAGCCTCTGCCAGCCACCCAGAACATGACCACGCTCATCTGCGATTGCAACCAGACGATGCCGCTGAACGCCCAGGACCTGGGCAAGGCGCTTCGTGA
- a CDS encoding 4Fe-4S binding protein: MPLNAQDLGKALREDLTLHSTLCRREAGAFTQAIRSGDEVVVACTQEQRLFADLGQQTEGAVSPIRFVNIRETGGWSRDAAKAGPKIAALLAAAHLPEPPPVPVVTYKSAGRLLIIGPLDAAERVAALVSDVLDVTLFAQGPGQAGGAQARRYPVLGGRIEALTGWLGAFELRWSDSNPIQLDLCTRCNACVAACPENAIGLDYQVDLSACTSHRDCVKVCQVAGAIDFQRVASSDTAQFDLVLDMRAPHATPTFLQHALPQGYLRSDGSDVSTVLKLRELVGEFEKPKFFEYKQKLCAHSRNTSVGCNACVDICSAEAISSDKARQRVVVNPNLCVGCGACTTVCPTGAMSYAYPPAAEQGLRLKTLLSTYAAAGGKDAVLLLHSQDRGQALVHELGRAAQLRVAQGVPANVIPVALWHTASTGVDLWLSAIAYGASQIAVLVTDEEAPQYLDGLRAQMDVAQRILNGLGYTGTHLRILQAKHPTDLDATLQTLGQTRQVIPAVPARFAVAKEKRATLEMALGHLQEQAPLARTGLPVAIDLPAQGSPLGTIQVDKDRCTLCLSCVSACPASALQDNPQLPQLRFLEQNCVQCGLCQTTCPENAITLQPRLLLTPERSQLQVLNEAKPWACVRCSKPFGTVKAIEAMLGKLAGHAMFQGEALERLKMCSDCRVIDLYSAQNESKVTDL, from the coding sequence ATGCCGCTGAACGCCCAGGACCTGGGCAAGGCGCTTCGTGAAGACCTGACACTCCATTCCACCTTGTGCCGCCGTGAGGCGGGCGCATTCACCCAGGCCATCCGATCGGGCGACGAAGTGGTCGTCGCCTGCACGCAGGAGCAGCGCCTGTTTGCCGATCTGGGCCAGCAGACCGAGGGTGCTGTCTCTCCCATCCGCTTCGTCAATATCCGTGAGACCGGAGGATGGAGCCGCGATGCCGCCAAGGCGGGCCCCAAGATAGCCGCGCTGCTGGCAGCGGCGCACCTGCCAGAGCCACCACCGGTTCCTGTGGTCACTTACAAGAGTGCAGGGCGTCTGCTCATCATCGGCCCGCTGGATGCGGCAGAGCGTGTGGCGGCCCTCGTGTCTGACGTGCTGGACGTGACGCTGTTCGCACAGGGGCCGGGCCAGGCCGGGGGCGCGCAGGCGCGGCGTTATCCGGTGCTGGGTGGGCGCATCGAGGCCCTGACGGGTTGGCTGGGCGCCTTCGAACTGCGCTGGAGCGACAGCAACCCCATCCAGCTCGATCTTTGCACCCGTTGCAATGCCTGCGTGGCTGCCTGCCCTGAGAACGCCATCGGGCTGGATTACCAGGTGGATCTCTCGGCCTGTACCTCTCATCGCGACTGTGTGAAGGTCTGTCAGGTGGCTGGTGCCATCGACTTCCAGCGTGTGGCGTCCTCAGACACGGCGCAATTCGATCTGGTTCTGGACATGCGCGCCCCCCATGCCACGCCCACCTTCTTGCAGCACGCCTTGCCCCAGGGATACCTGCGCAGCGATGGCAGCGATGTCTCCACCGTGCTGAAGCTGCGCGAGTTGGTGGGCGAGTTTGAAAAGCCCAAGTTCTTTGAATACAAGCAAAAGCTCTGCGCCCACAGCCGCAATACCTCTGTGGGATGCAATGCCTGTGTGGATATTTGCTCGGCAGAAGCCATCAGCAGCGACAAGGCTCGTCAGCGCGTGGTGGTCAATCCCAACCTGTGCGTGGGCTGCGGGGCCTGTACCACCGTGTGCCCCACCGGAGCCATGTCCTACGCATATCCCCCAGCGGCAGAACAGGGGCTGCGCCTGAAAACCTTGCTCTCCACCTATGCGGCTGCGGGCGGCAAGGATGCCGTATTGCTGCTGCACAGCCAAGACCGTGGCCAGGCGCTGGTTCATGAGCTGGGCCGTGCGGCCCAGTTGCGTGTGGCGCAGGGTGTTCCGGCCAACGTGATTCCTGTGGCGCTGTGGCACACCGCCAGCACGGGCGTGGACCTGTGGCTGAGCGCCATCGCCTACGGCGCATCGCAGATTGCCGTGTTGGTCACTGACGAGGAAGCACCCCAATACTTGGACGGGTTGCGTGCCCAGATGGATGTGGCGCAGCGCATTCTGAACGGGCTGGGCTACACCGGCACGCACCTGCGCATTCTGCAGGCCAAGCACCCCACCGATCTGGACGCGACCCTGCAAACCCTGGGTCAGACGCGGCAGGTCATACCCGCCGTGCCTGCCCGTTTTGCGGTGGCCAAGGAAAAGCGCGCCACCCTGGAGATGGCGCTGGGTCATCTGCAAGAACAAGCTCCGCTGGCCCGCACTGGCCTGCCCGTGGCCATCGATTTGCCTGCCCAAGGCTCGCCGCTAGGGACCATCCAGGTCGACAAGGACCGTTGCACCCTGTGCCTGAGCTGTGTGAGTGCCTGTCCCGCCAGCGCCCTGCAGGACAACCCCCAGCTACCCCAGTTGCGTTTTCTGGAGCAGAACTGCGTGCAGTGCGGTCTGTGCCAGACCACCTGCCCTGAAAACGCCATCACCCTGCAGCCGCGCCTGTTGCTCACCCCTGAGCGCAGCCAGCTGCAGGTGCTCAACGAGGCCAAGCCCTGGGCCTGTGTGCGCTGCAGCAAGCCCTTTGGCACCGTCAAGGCCATTGAGGCCATGCTGGGCAAGCTGGCCGGGCATGCCATGTTCCAGGGCGAGGCGCTGGAGCGCCTGAAGATGTGCAGCGACTGCCGCGTGATCGACCTGTATTCCGCACAAAACGAATCGAAAGTGACCGACCTGTGA
- a CDS encoding molecular chaperone TorD family protein has translation MSVPRSSALDEETARAELYGVLAQLYYAPPAAELMAALRVAVTQAPAEGAFLQEPWQQLVAAARAHSDEAVAAEYDRLFGGVGKPEVFLYASHYLAGFLNEKPLARLRTDLARLGLGRDEAMPETEDHVAYLSEVMRYLIAGDDMAVCNLTSQKEFFAAHLQTWLPALCDALQAHPAARFYAAVAQLTRAFVAVESQGFDMLD, from the coding sequence ATGAGCGTGCCGCGCAGCTCCGCGCTCGACGAAGAAACCGCGCGCGCCGAGCTGTATGGCGTGCTGGCCCAACTCTATTACGCCCCGCCCGCTGCGGAGCTGATGGCCGCCTTGCGTGTGGCCGTGACGCAAGCCCCTGCCGAAGGCGCATTCTTGCAGGAGCCTTGGCAGCAACTGGTGGCTGCCGCCCGCGCGCACAGCGATGAGGCCGTGGCTGCTGAATATGACCGGCTGTTTGGCGGTGTCGGCAAGCCCGAGGTGTTTCTGTATGCGTCGCATTACCTCGCCGGATTTCTGAACGAGAAGCCGCTGGCCCGCTTGCGCACAGACCTGGCCCGGCTGGGGCTGGGACGCGATGAGGCCATGCCTGAAACAGAAGACCATGTGGCCTACCTCAGCGAGGTCATGCGTTACCTGATCGCTGGCGATGACATGGCTGTCTGCAACCTGACGAGCCAGAAAGAATTTTTTGCCGCCCACTTGCAAACGTGGTTGCCCGCGCTGTGCGATGCACTGCAGGCGCATCCCGCAGCCCGCTTTTACGCAGCGGTGGCGCAGCTCACCAGGGCCTTCGTGGCAGTGGAGTCGCAGGGCTTTGACATGCTGGATTGA
- a CDS encoding formate dehydrogenase, with protein MQDRQPSATSNTPSRRSFFAGAAAVGAGAAALAALPRVAPTEAELAEPARVAPEKGGGYHLSAHVKQYYKTTQL; from the coding sequence ATGCAGGACCGCCAGCCATCCGCGACTTCGAACACCCCATCCCGCCGCAGTTTTTTTGCCGGTGCCGCCGCTGTGGGCGCAGGCGCTGCCGCGCTGGCCGCGTTGCCGCGCGTGGCCCCCACTGAGGCTGAGCTTGCTGAGCCAGCCCGCGTTGCGCCTGAAAAGGGCGGTGGTTACCACCTCTCTGCGCACGTGAAGCAGTACTACAAAACCACCCAACTCTGA
- a CDS encoding formate dehydrogenase subunit alpha: MLLTKKSAAAAQGTAISSSFVHSLRRGLAQALPTMDRRSFLRRSGLGVGVGIAASQLALVKKSQAAEGAKVGLGDTKIEVRRTVCSHCSVGCAVDAVVENGVWVRQEPVFDSPINLGSHCAKGAALREHGHGEYRLRYPMKLVNGKYERISWDTALNEIAAKMKELREASGPDSVYFIGSSKHNNEQAYLLRKFVSFWGTNNCDHQARICHSTTVAGVANTWGYGAMTNSYNDMQNAKVALYIGSNAAEAHPVSMLHLLHAKETGCKVIVVDPRFTRTAAKADEYVRIRSGTDIPFLFGVLYHIFKNGWEDKKYIHDRVYGMDKVREEVLAKWTPDKVEEACGVNEATTFKVAKLLNENRPGTIVWCMGQTQHTIGNAIVRASCILQLALGNIGKSGGGTNIFRGHDNVQGATDVGPNPDSLPGYYGLAEGAWKHFATTWGVDYEWIKKQYASPAMMTKNGITVSRWIDGVLEKNELIDQDSNLRGVFYWGHAPNSQTRGLEMKRAMDKLDLLVVVDPYPSATAAMAAMPGKPEDLNPNRAVYLLPAATQFETSGSCTASNRSIQWREKVIEPLWESRSDHMIMYQLAQKLGFDKELVKNYKLQKVKGMDEPVVEDILREINRSVWTIGYTGQSPERLKAHMKNMHVFDVKTLKAKGGKDKETGYEFGGDYFGLPWPCFGTPELKHPGSPNLYDTSKHVMDGGGNFRANFGVERNGENLLAEDGSHSVGADITTGYPEFDHVLLKKLGWWDDLTDAEKKAAEGKNWKTDPSGGIIRVAMKVHGCHPFGNAKARAVVWNFPDPIPQHREPLYGTRPDMMAKYPTHDDKKAFWRLPTLYKTVQEKNLADKVHEKFPLILTSGRLVEYEGGGEETRSNPWLAELQQEAFVEINPKTAADRGIRNGERVWLSSPTGARLNVQALVTERVSPDTVWMPFHFSGRWQGADLLAHYPQGAAPIVRGEAVNTATTYGYDSVTMMQETKTTVCNVERA; this comes from the coding sequence ATGTTGCTCACCAAAAAATCTGCGGCTGCTGCGCAAGGCACCGCCATTTCTTCTTCGTTCGTCCATAGTCTGCGCCGTGGCCTCGCCCAGGCGTTGCCCACGATGGATCGCCGCTCCTTCCTGCGTCGCTCAGGCCTGGGGGTGGGCGTCGGCATTGCTGCGTCCCAACTCGCTCTGGTGAAAAAGTCCCAGGCGGCTGAAGGTGCCAAGGTCGGTCTGGGCGATACCAAGATCGAGGTGCGGCGTACCGTGTGCTCGCACTGCTCCGTGGGCTGTGCTGTGGATGCCGTGGTGGAAAACGGCGTGTGGGTGCGCCAGGAGCCAGTGTTTGACTCGCCCATCAACCTGGGTTCGCACTGTGCCAAGGGGGCGGCCCTGCGCGAGCACGGCCATGGTGAATACCGCCTGCGTTACCCGATGAAGCTGGTCAACGGCAAGTACGAACGCATCAGCTGGGACACGGCGCTCAATGAAATCGCTGCCAAGATGAAGGAGCTGCGCGAGGCCAGTGGCCCCGACAGCGTGTACTTCATCGGTTCGTCCAAGCACAACAACGAGCAGGCTTACCTGCTGCGCAAATTTGTGAGCTTCTGGGGCACCAACAACTGCGACCACCAGGCCCGCATCTGCCACTCCACCACCGTGGCGGGCGTTGCCAACACCTGGGGTTATGGGGCCATGACCAATTCGTACAACGACATGCAGAACGCAAAGGTCGCCTTGTACATTGGCTCCAACGCCGCTGAGGCGCACCCCGTCAGCATGTTGCACCTGCTGCACGCCAAGGAAACCGGCTGCAAGGTCATCGTGGTGGACCCCCGCTTCACCCGCACCGCAGCGAAGGCTGATGAGTACGTGCGCATCCGCTCGGGTACTGACATTCCGTTCCTGTTCGGTGTGCTGTACCACATCTTCAAGAACGGCTGGGAAGACAAGAAGTACATCCACGACCGCGTCTACGGCATGGACAAGGTGCGTGAGGAGGTGTTGGCCAAGTGGACACCCGACAAGGTGGAGGAGGCCTGCGGCGTGAACGAAGCCACCACGTTCAAGGTGGCCAAGCTCCTCAACGAAAACCGCCCCGGCACCATCGTGTGGTGCATGGGCCAGACCCAGCACACCATCGGCAATGCCATCGTGCGCGCCTCGTGCATCTTGCAGCTGGCGCTGGGCAACATCGGCAAGTCGGGCGGTGGCACCAACATCTTCCGCGGCCACGACAACGTGCAGGGTGCGACGGACGTAGGCCCCAACCCCGATTCGCTGCCCGGCTACTACGGCCTGGCTGAAGGTGCATGGAAGCACTTTGCCACCACATGGGGCGTGGACTACGAGTGGATCAAGAAGCAGTACGCCTCGCCCGCGATGATGACCAAGAACGGCATCACCGTCTCGCGCTGGATCGATGGCGTGCTGGAGAAGAACGAGCTGATCGACCAGGACAGCAACCTGCGCGGCGTTTTCTACTGGGGCCATGCACCCAACTCCCAGACCCGTGGTCTGGAAATGAAGCGTGCCATGGACAAGCTCGATCTGCTGGTGGTGGTAGACCCTTACCCGTCGGCCACCGCTGCCATGGCTGCCATGCCCGGCAAGCCCGAAGACCTGAACCCCAACCGCGCGGTGTATCTGCTGCCTGCCGCAACGCAGTTCGAAACCAGCGGTTCCTGCACGGCATCCAACCGCTCCATCCAGTGGCGCGAGAAGGTGATCGAGCCGCTGTGGGAGAGCCGCTCCGACCACATGATCATGTACCAGCTGGCGCAAAAGCTGGGCTTCGACAAGGAGCTGGTCAAGAACTACAAGCTGCAAAAGGTCAAGGGCATGGACGAGCCCGTGGTCGAAGACATCCTGCGTGAAATCAACCGCTCTGTCTGGACCATCGGCTACACCGGTCAAAGCCCGGAGCGCCTGAAGGCTCACATGAAGAACATGCATGTGTTCGATGTGAAGACCCTCAAGGCCAAGGGCGGCAAGGACAAGGAAACCGGCTACGAGTTTGGCGGTGACTACTTTGGCCTGCCATGGCCCTGCTTTGGCACGCCCGAACTCAAGCACCCAGGCTCGCCCAACCTGTACGACACCTCCAAGCATGTGATGGACGGCGGCGGCAACTTCCGCGCCAACTTTGGCGTGGAGCGCAACGGCGAGAACCTGCTGGCCGAAGACGGTTCCCACTCGGTAGGGGCGGACATCACCACCGGTTACCCCGAGTTTGACCACGTTCTGCTCAAGAAGCTGGGCTGGTGGGACGACCTGACCGATGCCGAGAAAAAGGCTGCCGAAGGCAAGAACTGGAAGACCGATCCCTCGGGCGGCATCATCCGCGTGGCCATGAAGGTGCACGGCTGCCACCCCTTCGGCAACGCCAAGGCGCGTGCCGTGGTGTGGAACTTCCCGGACCCGATTCCGCAGCACCGCGAGCCGCTGTACGGCACGCGTCCGGACATGATGGCCAAGTACCCCACGCACGACGACAAGAAGGCTTTCTGGCGTCTGCCCACTCTGTACAAGACCGTGCAGGAGAAAAACCTGGCCGACAAGGTGCACGAGAAGTTTCCGCTCATCCTCACCTCGGGTCGTCTGGTCGAGTACGAGGGCGGCGGTGAGGAAACCCGTTCCAACCCCTGGCTGGCCGAGCTGCAGCAAGAGGCCTTTGTCGAGATCAACCCCAAGACGGCGGCGGACCGCGGCATCCGCAATGGCGAACGTGTCTGGCTCAGCTCGCCCACAGGCGCACGCCTGAACGTGCAGGCCTTGGTAACCGAGCGTGTCTCACCTGACACGGTGTGGATGCCCTTCCACTTCTCTGGACGCTGGCAGGGCGCCGACTTGCTGGCGCATTACCCGCAGGGTGCGGCACCTATCGTGCGTGGCGAGGCCGTGAACACGGCAACGACCTATGGCTACGACAGCGTGACCATGATGCAGGAAACCAAGACCACGGTGTGCAACGTGGAGCGTGCGTAA
- the fdh3B gene encoding formate dehydrogenase FDH3 subunit beta yields MARMKFICDAERCIECNSCVTACKNEHEIPWGVNRRRVVTLNDGVPGEKSISVACMHCSDAPCMAVCPVNCFYRTEEGVVLHDKDVCIGCGYCSYACPFGAPQFPSSGTFGVRGKMDKCTFCAGGPETHGSQAEFEKYGRNRLAEGKLPACAEMCSTKALLAGDGDVVADIFRNRVVQRGKGAEVWGWGTAYGSKQAGQPPAGAKS; encoded by the coding sequence ATGGCCCGAATGAAATTTATCTGTGACGCCGAGCGCTGCATCGAATGCAATAGCTGCGTCACTGCGTGCAAGAACGAACACGAAATCCCCTGGGGTGTGAACCGCCGTCGCGTGGTCACCCTCAACGACGGTGTGCCTGGCGAGAAATCCATCTCGGTGGCCTGCATGCATTGCAGCGATGCACCCTGCATGGCCGTGTGCCCGGTGAACTGCTTCTATCGCACCGAAGAAGGTGTGGTGCTGCACGACAAGGACGTGTGCATTGGCTGCGGCTACTGCAGCTATGCCTGCCCGTTTGGCGCGCCGCAGTTTCCGTCCTCCGGCACCTTTGGTGTGCGCGGCAAGATGGACAAGTGCACCTTCTGCGCTGGCGGCCCTGAAACCCATGGCAGCCAGGCCGAGTTTGAAAAATATGGCCGCAACCGTCTGGCCGAGGGCAAGCTCCCGGCCTGTGCCGAGATGTGCTCCACCAAGGCCCTGCTGGCTGGTGATGGTGACGTGGTGGCCGATATTTTCCGCAACCGCGTGGTGCAGCGCGGCAAGGGCGCTGAAGTGTGGGGTTGGGGCACGGCCTACGGCTCCAAGCAGGCAGGTCAACCCCCCGCAGGAGCCAAGTCATGA
- a CDS encoding formate dehydrogenase subunit gamma — MKHTICALLLTLGAWGAYAQAPSGPVASGTVGDASAAPPAAVAAPAAAMAGVQGQNIFEVKPDASAEPGYAEQTNGERMKVQPGNNAPMWRQVGQGVTGYSSLPKTQAPEAGNLIQPYVQYPGSRFTNAGQAWREVRNHWIIPYGAALFAIVLLALCIFYFVKGPMGHDHPDTGTKGIERFTPFERAAHWANAFAFIALAISGIVMAFGKFFLLPILGSTLFGWLTYALKNVHNFMGPLFAVSLAVIVLTFVKDNIANRADFVWLSKGGGMLGGDGHEVPSHRFNAGEKGLFWWGITIPGIFVVGTGLVLDKLIPGFGDVRGDMQIAHMIHATLAIWMMALICGHIYMGTVGMRGAYKAMKTGYVSDAWAKEHHELWYDDIQAGKIPRQRSVAKDGSAAPSAGQQPAQV, encoded by the coding sequence ATGAAACACACAATTTGTGCCTTGCTGCTGACCCTTGGAGCCTGGGGTGCGTACGCCCAGGCACCGAGCGGCCCGGTGGCTTCGGGCACCGTGGGAGACGCCTCCGCGGCACCCCCCGCAGCCGTGGCAGCACCTGCTGCGGCTATGGCCGGGGTGCAGGGGCAAAACATTTTTGAGGTCAAGCCCGACGCCAGTGCCGAGCCCGGCTACGCCGAGCAGACCAACGGCGAGCGCATGAAGGTGCAGCCCGGAAACAACGCCCCGATGTGGCGGCAGGTGGGGCAGGGCGTGACAGGCTACAGCAGCCTGCCCAAGACCCAGGCCCCCGAGGCGGGCAACCTCATCCAGCCCTACGTGCAGTACCCCGGCTCCCGCTTCACCAACGCGGGTCAGGCATGGCGTGAAGTGCGCAACCACTGGATCATTCCTTACGGTGCCGCGCTGTTCGCCATCGTGCTGCTGGCGCTGTGCATCTTCTACTTTGTGAAGGGCCCGATGGGGCATGACCACCCCGACACGGGCACCAAGGGGATTGAACGGTTCACACCGTTTGAGCGAGCAGCCCACTGGGCCAATGCCTTTGCGTTCATCGCGCTGGCCATCTCCGGCATCGTGATGGCGTTCGGCAAGTTCTTCCTGCTTCCCATTCTGGGCAGCACCTTGTTCGGTTGGCTCACTTACGCGCTCAAGAACGTGCACAACTTCATGGGGCCGCTGTTTGCTGTGTCTCTGGCAGTGATTGTTCTCACCTTTGTGAAGGACAACATTGCCAACCGCGCAGACTTTGTGTGGCTGTCCAAGGGCGGCGGCATGCTGGGTGGTGATGGCCACGAAGTGCCTTCGCACCGCTTCAACGCGGGTGAGAAGGGCCTCTTCTGGTGGGGCATCACCATCCCCGGCATCTTTGTGGTGGGTACAGGCCTGGTGCTGGACAAGCTCATTCCTGGTTTCGGTGATGTGCGCGGTGACATGCAGATCGCCCACATGATCCACGCCACGCTGGCCATCTGGATGATGGCGCTCATCTGCGGCCACATCTACATGGGCACAGTGGGCATGCGCGGTGCCTACAAGGCCATGAAGACGGGTTACGTGAGCGATGCTTGGGCCAAGGAGCACCACGAGCTGTGGTACGACGATATCCAGGCGGGCAAGATCCCCCGGCAACGCAGCGTGGCCAAAGATGGCAGCGCCGCACCATCTGCGGGCCAGCAGCCCGCGCAGGTTTAA